In Colletotrichum higginsianum IMI 349063 chromosome 1, whole genome shotgun sequence, one genomic interval encodes:
- a CDS encoding putative Extracellular dioxygenase yields the protein MRFSSVASGFALLSAAVAHPGHDLTEEIAERRAFLSTVKRASLGHCADKLAARGVTARNVARRAAQVEQARQKRNIKKRDAASVLATSHNQTDLGYTLNTDATTLFSGNNSCVLTPEVTQGPYYVSGEYVRRNIIEEQEGVDIVLDYQVIDVETCEPVPNVYLEMWHCNSTGVYSGIVASGNGDSSDESNIDNTWLRGIQPTDEDGVAQFESIFPGHYTSRATHIHLMVHANATLYANSTLGNVISSSHVGQTFFDQDLISAVEAFAPYNTNTQEVTTNADDSILSEEAATDGVDPVMEYTLLGDSITDGLFAWMAFGINTTLSNSVTPAAFHYAEGGVANSASGGGAGGGAGGAPPNGTAPGGSPPSGASSSSAAASSAASTEAASSC from the exons ATGCGTTTCTCCTCCGTCGCCTCCGGCTTTgccctcctctccgccgccgtcgcccaccCCGGCCACGACCTTACCGAGGAGATTGCCGAGCGCCGTGCTTTCTTGAGCACCGTGAAGCGCGCCAGTCTCGGCCACTGCGCCGACAAGCTCGCGGCCCGTGGCGTCACAGCCCGGAACGttgcccgccgcgccgcccagGTCGAGCAGGCCCGCCAGAAGCGCAACATCAAGAAGCGCGATGCCGCCTCCGTCCTTGCCACCAGCCACAACCAGACCGACCTCGGCTACACCCTGAACACCGACGCCACTACCCTGTTCTCTGGCAACAACTCCTGCGTCTTGACGCCCGAGGTCACCCAGGGACCGTACT ACGTCTCTGGCGAGTATGTCCGCCGCAACATCATTGAGGAGCAGGAGGGtgtcgacatcgtcctcgactACCAGgtcatcgacgtcgagaccTGCGAGCCCGTCCCCAACGTCTACCTCGAGATGTGGCACTGCAACTCCACCGGTGTCTACAGCGGCATTGTCGCCTCTGGCAACGGCGACTCCTCCGACGAGTCCAACATCGACAACACCTGGCTCCGCGGCATCCAGCCcaccgacgaggacggcgtcgcccaGTTCGAGTCCATCTTCCCCGGCCACTACACCTCCCGCGCCACCCACATCCACTTGATGGTCCACGCCAACGCGACTCTCTACGCCAACAGCACCCTCGGCAACGTCATCTCCTCCAGCCACGTCGGCCAGACCTTCTTCGACCAGGACCTCATCTCTGCCGTCGAGGCCTTTGCCCCCtacaacaccaacacccaGGAGGTAACCACCAACGCGGATGACAGCATCCTgagcgaggaggccgccacCGACGGCGTTGACCCGGTCATGGAGTACACCCTGCTCGGCGACAGCATCACCGACGGTCTCTTCGCCTGGATGGCCTtcggcatcaacaccaccctgTCCAACTCGGTCACCCCCGCCGCTTTCCACTACGCTGAGGGCGGTGTTGCCAACTCCGCCTccggcggtggtgccggcggtggtgccggcggcgctcCCCCCAACGGCACTGCTCCCGGCGGCTCTCCTCCTTCCGgcgcctcctcttccagcgccgccgcctccagtGCCGCTTCCACCGAGGCTGCCTCTTCTTGCTAA
- a CDS encoding Peptidase s41 family protein: MRFNSVTGVVALAAAAAHARELPKDEARAAELYDSGVIHDRLMSMKIAHWEAEEAVGLMNSSQWPRLGYTKCVDGYAEAIPDSPLHKFRCKNMDLYDFINHATLGSPNTDYRGKSGSSSWGWTDPDSGREFIVSGMFDGCAFIEILPEGKMFNLGFLPTYSPVGDRAYWHEIRAYHHYMLIGSELEGHGIQIFDMKKLLDIDPTEAPILFTNENDLTGHFSESLPLGRSHNVVVNEEAKYAVAVGVQPRNQGCMGGLHFFSLEDPSNPVFLGCDGQDGYVHDAQCLIYRGPDAKYNGRDICYGYNEDTLTIYDVSDKKNSKIISRTSYEGATFTHQGWVNDLNWQEWLFMDDEYDEDDLAGPAADGYPVTYIWDIRSLENPRQTGIFKGSVKGIDHNQYVVGDLLFQSNYGAGVRVWDISSVPEDPTGNSVCEIAYFDIYPEDDSLPGGGAIQFSGSWSSYAYFKSGFIFVNTIERGGYLVKMTKREACKPKSCNADNCLRALRATSVPGRLEESQEFCGEFTKTFVADVAVVPAYAAEACPTNVISRVSSACSCLPTPTA, encoded by the exons ATGCGCTTCAACTCGGTAACTGGCGTCGTGGCtttggctgctgctgctgcccatGCCCGGGAGCTTCCAAAGGATGAGGCTCGTGCCGCAG AGCTCTATGACTCTGGTGTGATTCACGATAGGCTCATGTCCATGAAGATT GCACACTGGGAAGCCGAAGAAGCTGTTGGCCTCATGAACTCGTCTCAATGGCCCAGACTTGGTTACACCAAGTGCGTCGACGGATACGCCGAGGCGATCCCAGACAGTCCTCTGCACAAGTTCAGATGCAAGAAC ATGGATCTCTATGACTTCATCAACCATGCAACTCTGGGTTCCCCGAACACGGACTACCGTGGAAAAAGCGGAAGCTCGTCTTGGGGTTGGACTGACCCTGATTCTGGGCGAGAGTTTATAG TCAGCGGCATGTTTGATGGTTGCGCCTTCATCGAGATCCTTCCAGAGGGCAAGATGTTCAACCTTGGGTTCCT GCCTACCTACTCCCCTGTTGGCGACAGGGCCTACTGGCACGAGATTCGGGCGTATCACCATTACATGTTGATTGGATCTGAACTCGAGGGCCACGGAATCCAGATCTTTGACATGAAGAAA CTTCTGGATATCGACCCGACAGAGGCGCCGATCCTCTTCACAAACGAGAACGACCTCACTGGTCACTTCAGCGAGTCTCTCCCGCTGGGCCGCAGCCACAACGTTGTCGTcaacgaggaggccaagtACGCCGTGGCCGTTGGCGTCCAGCCCCGCAACCAGGGCTGCATGGGCGGTCTGCACTTCTTCAGTCTCGAGGATCCTAGCAACCCTGTGTTCTTGGGCTGCGATGGGCAGGATGGTTACGTCCACGAT GCCCAATGCCTCATCTACAGAGGCCCTGATGCCAAGTACAACGGTCGCGACATTTGCTACGGTTACAACGAGGACACCTTGACGATTTACGATGTTTCCGACAAGAAGAACTCCAAAATCATCTCCCGCACGAGTTACGAGGGTGCCACCTTCACTCACCAGGGCTGGGTCAACGACCTGAACTGGCAAG AATGGCTTTTCATGGATGACGAGTACGACGAAGATGATCTTGCCGGTCCTGCTGCTGATGGCTACCCCGTGACTTACATCTGGGATATCCGGTCTCTGGAGAACCCCCGTCAGACGGGAATCTTCAAGGGAAGCGTCAAGGGCATCGACCACAACCAATACGTCGTCGGTGACCTGCTTTTCCAGTCCAACTATGGTGCCGGCGTCCGTGTGTGGGACATCTCATCAGTGCCTGAGGACCCCACGGGCAACTCAGTGTGCGAGATTGCCTACTTCGACATCTATCCTGAGGATGACTCTCTTCCGGGAGGTGGCGCCATCCAGTTCTCTGGATCATGGTCTTCGTACGCGTACTTCAAGTCGGGTTTCATCTTCGTCAACACCATTGAGCGCGGTGGCTACCTTGTCAAAATGACAAAGAGAGAGGCTTGCAAGCCCAAGAGCTGCAACGCGGACAACTGCCTGCGTGCTCTGAGGGCGACCAGTGTTCCGGGCCGTCTGGAAGAGAGCCAAGAGTTCTGCGGCGAGTTCACAAAGACATTCGTCGCGGATGTGGCGGTTGTTCCCGCGTATGCCGCCGAGGCGTGTCCGACCAACGTCATCTCGAGGGTCAGCTCGGCCTGCTCTTGCTTGCCGACTCCCACTGCGTAG
- a CDS encoding Aldehyde reductase ii, protein MSSTAKIRLSTAALPAGSLIVVTGASGSMGVYICDQLLQLNYRVRGISRDAKRTTWLGDLLLERHGAGKFELAEVPDFTAEGAFDKVLEGAHGVVHTAVDNSLDLNPDNIIPKMQAATLGIAKAAAKTPTCRRFIYTSSSSAVAEPAPGVIRELTVDSYNEKTVRAAYSSDLRQDLVGGHTVYAAGKVKTEQALWDWYRGEAPKLVINTGQWTANSVPVRPSVMPDHVVSVIPSPCYGGILDPNHQKFSAANGMLKMLWEGNDSEEIVKMFEAQWFCDVQDVSALHVGALLLPDIASERLFAYGGKYTVNNLLAAFKALQPDRKFPNLVKDIQPDLSTVPNGRSADILKSLGLPGWKSLEDCLRPLVSQFAGSTKRQTLY, encoded by the exons ATGTCATCTACCGCCAAAATCCGCTTGTCAACGGCAGCACTGCCGGCCGGCAGTCTGATAGTAGTCACGGGCGCCAGTGGTTCAATGGGAGTGTACATCTGCGACCAGCTTCTTCAACTGAACTATCGAGTGCGTGGCATTTCTCGCGATGCAAAGCGTACAACTTGGCTTGGAGACCTGCTCCTTGAGAGACATGGAGCAGGAAAGTTCGAACTAGCTGAAGTCCCAGATTTCACCGCTGAAGGGGCGTTCGACAAGGTTCTTGAGG GTGCCCATGGCGTGGTTCACACCGCTGTTGACAATAGTCTCGATCTGAACCCGGACAACATTATCCCAAAGATGCAAGCAGCTACGCTTGGCATAGCCAAAGCCGCCGCCAAAACACCAACTTGCAGGCGGTTTATCTATACATCGTCGTCCAGCGCCGTAGCTGAGCCGGCACCTGGTGTGATACGAGAGCTCACAGTGGATTCTTACAACGAAAAAACAGTGAGGGCAGCCTATTCGTCCGATCTTCGACAGGATCTAGTCGGAGGGCACACGGTATACGCAGCGGGCAAGGTCAAGACGGAGCAAGCTCTATGGGATTGGTACCGTGGCGAAGCTCCTAAGCTCGTGATAAACACAGGTCAGTGGACAGCCAACAGTGTTCCCGTACGCCCATCCGTAATGCCTGACCATGTGGTCTCAGTCATCCCAAGTCCTTGCTATGGCGGCATCTTAGATCCCAACCATCAGAAGTTCTCAGCTGCGAACGGTATGCTGAAAATGCTTTGGGAGGGGAACGATAGCGAGGAAATCGTCAAAATGTTTGAAGCGC AATGGTTCTGCGATGTCCAAGATGTTTCGGCACTCCATGTGGGTGCCCTGCTTCTACCAGACATTGCATCTGAGAGACTCTTTGCTTATGGTGGGAAATACACGGTGAACAACCTCCTGGCCGCGTTCAAGGCATTGCAGCCTGACCGGAAGTTTCCCAACCTTGTTAAGGATATCCAGCCGGATCTGAGCACGGTTCCGAATGGAAGATCAGCAGACATCCTCAAGTCGTTGGGCTTGCCGGGCTGGAAAAGCTTGGAAGACTGCCTCCGTCCGTTGGTGTCACAGTTTGCTGGATCAACTAAACGCCAGACACTCTATTGA
- a CDS encoding Fungal specific transcription factor domain-containing protein yields the protein MFLTWFSDSPPSSFFVLRCFLSSAAFVDLCRNVYFSVDDYSTTDFIIVNSGLYYLFTEYFCPVDNVHLQKQYLSWGALCRNALAAAVTSLGAGLSARVENVQALILGAAHAIEMAKPWLAWRLICFAAQLCVAAGFHDESLTMGADKTRDVKALLFWHVFALEKTLALRVGRASLIRDCDINLSKDIGSLSLPPLWDKMVPFWVANALIHGKLYELLYSRAAQSLSQDELVSRADQLLVDLQPIEPFSGINSMNSTTTPLSRLEDVLTVSRKVMYYTTATLICRAKTIHASTPSFSTDCLENARRAFDSHHECVPMINDDRHIMNVYLHWRVLQTPFIPVIVIFCNIIETQDDDDAQRLKNFVSSLERGAHLSPSAREFYQMCEDLNRIAQKHMETRTAPQWTPAPSLSIFGLNQYFAANGLPNPESYRQISDLSNQDIEMMLGSQDVMGFF from the exons ATGTTTCTAACATGGTTCTCAGATAGCCCCCCCAGCAGCTTTTTCGTGCTGCGCTGCTTCCTCTCCAGTGCGGCATTCGTCGATCTGTGCCGCAACGTCTACTTCTCCGTTGACGATTACTCCACCACTGATTTCATCATTGTAAACTCGGGCTTGTACTATTTATTCACAGAATACTTCTGCCCCGTCGATAACGTCCACCTTCAAAAACAGTACCTTTCTTGGGGCGCCCTCTGCAGAAATGCTCTCGCAGCGGCGGTCACGTCTCTTGGGGCGGGACTGTCAGCCCGAGTAGAGAATGTCCAGGCTCTGATCCTTGGG GCTGCACATGCCATTGAAATGGCAAAACCTTGGCTGGCTTGGAGATTGATCTGCTTCGCGGCACAACTTTGCGTTGCTGCGGGTTTTCACGACGAGAGCCTCACCATGGGTGCGGACAAAACTCGCGACGTAAAAGCGCTTCTCTTCTGGCACGTTTTCGCTTTAGAGAAAACACTTGCCTTGCGCGTGGGCAGGGCTTCCCTCATCCGAGACTGCGATATTAACCTGTCCAAGGACATAGGCTCACTCTCTCTGCCGCCGCTATGGGACAAGATGGTTCCCTTCTGGGTGGCCAATGCCTTGATACATGGCAAGCTTTATGAACTACTATACAGTCGAGCTGCACAGTCGCTTTCGCAAGATGAGCTTGTCAGTCGCGCCGACCAGCTCCTTGTAGATTTGCAACCCATCGAGCCATTCAGTGGA ATCAACTCTATGAACTCGACAACGACGCCGTTGTCTAGGCTTGAAGATGTTCTTACAGTATCGCGGAAGGTCATGTATTACACCACGGCGACGTTGATCTGTAGGGCAAAGACCATCCATGCGTCGACACCCTCATTTTCCACCGACTGTTTGGAGAACGCACGGCGGGCTTTCGATTCTCACCATGAGTGTGTTCCCATGATTAATGACGACCGGCACATCATGAATGTCTATCTGCACTG GAGAGTGTTGCAAACTCCATTCATCCCGGTCATTGTGATCTTCTGCAACATAATTGAGACAcaagacgatgatgacgcACAGCGGCTCAAGAACTTTGTTTCTAGTCTCGAAAGGGGAGCTCATCTATCGCCATCTGCTCGAGAGTTCTATCAGATGTGCGAAGATCTGAACAGAATCGCCCAAAAGCACATGGAGACAAGGACCGCCCCGCAATGGACTCCTGCTCCATCACTATCTATCTTTGGCCTCAACCAGTACTTTGCAGCAAATGGGCTTCCCAACCCAGAGAGCTACCGACAGATTTCTGATTTGTCCAACCAAGATATTGAGATGATGCTCGGTAGCCAGGATGTCATGGGCTTCTTCTGA
- a CDS encoding Nmra-like family protein: MSIAIAGGTGGLGQALVDGILAKGKRKVVVLTRKVSGSPDADSNVRFVAVDYSNVDALVLVLEEHNVDTVISTVNNITGENQSEPHLIEAAERSKTTNRFVPSYFGIPYLPEYMVTFPKVDSLTTFLESRQYDAFPPAVAKKTALEALKKTSLEWTAVYNGFFLDYFGTPRIKSYMDDVAFFVDLANNFASIPGSGNVPVVFTHTSDVARFIAEFLEHPNWRPESYIIGDRVTFNEVVRMAEDVKGTKFTVFYNSVESLKANVMVELPAHREVYKMYPKEMLHSFLVPFGLECERGQANLKPVHTLNEDFPHIKPVSAKEILERGWGNE; this comes from the exons ATGTCTATTGCAATCGCCGGAGGCACTGGTGGTCTTGGTCAAGCGCTTGTAGACGGTATCCTAGCCAAGGGCAAACGCAAAGTTGTGGTCCTGACGAGGAAG GTCTCAGGAAGCCCAGATGCCGACTCCAACGTCCGTTTCGTGGCCGTCGACTATTccaacgtcgacgccctcgtgcTCGTTCTCGAAGAGCACAATGTGGATACCGTCATCTCTACTGTCAACAACATAACAGGAGAGAACCAATCGGAGCCCCATCTGATTGAAGCGGCCGAGAGGTCCAAGACGACCAATCGATTCGTACCAAGCTACTTCGGTATCCCGTATTTGCCAGAGTACA TGGTCACGTTTCCAAAAGTTGATTCGCTTACCACTTTCCTCGAATCCAGGCAATACGACGCCTTCCCGCCGGCGGTTGCCAAGAAAACGGCCCTGGAGGCACTGAAGAAGACGTCTCTGGAGTGGACCGCTGTCTACAATGGATTCTTCCTCGACTACTTTGGCACCCCTCGAATCAAGTCCTACATGGACGACGTTGCTTTCTTCGTTGACCTGGCCAACAACTTTGCGTCAATCCCTGGGTCTGGAAATGTGCCAGTTGTCTTCACTCACACCTCTGATGTTGCCCGCTTCATTGCAGAGTTTCTTGAGCATCCAAACTGGCGTCCCGAAAGTTATATAATCGGTGATAGGGTAACGTTCAATGAGGTTGTCCGCATGGCTGAGGACGTCAAAG GCACCAAGTTCACCGTCTTCTACAACTCTGTCGAGAGTCTCAAGGCCAACGTGATGGTGGAACTGCCAGCTCATCGTGAGGTTTACAAGATGTACCCGAAGGAAATGCTGCACAGTTTCCTTGTTCCTTTTGGGCTCGAGTGCGAGCGCGGACAAGCCAATCTCAAACCAGTTCATACGCTCAACGAAGACTTTCCGCACATCAAACCGGTTTCAGCGAAAGAGATATTGGAAAGGGGCTGGGGAAATGAGTGA
- a CDS encoding Major facilitator superfamily transporter, producing MDRSLVATAAEKADRIPCESSSSARPSLDRIPSQQHEADANMYPDPSNVVEADLEKGGFAPVPQPTGAKSPGSGDASSAAIGDEAPSGSAAPPGMTPADFPDGGIQAWTVVFGGWCALFCTFGLINCVGVFQAYYVQGPLSQYPSSTVAWITSLQVWTQTFMGVVFGRFYDSYGPKYLLYGGTVVYVFGLMMTSLSTQYYQFILAQSIVSSVGSSACFNASMAAVTSWFFKRRAAAFGIMVSGSSLGGVILPIMMSKMISQVGFPWAIRAVAFMFLLLLGVACLTVKSRLPPRPRPFVFKEYVDSLREPPMLITVCALFLFFWGMFLPFNFIILQARAQGMDENLVIYLLPIMNAVSILGRIIPGIVADKVGRYNVMIFITFVSAVFCLGLWIPGKSNAAIIVFLVIFGFSSGGFISLAPACIAQISDIRQIGVRTGTAFAVQSFGALTGSPIAGAIVASQGGSYLGLQLFCGFSMLASVGVFFAARTAQVGLHLKKVV from the exons ATGGACAGGTCGCTCGTCGCCACGGCGGCAGAAAAGGCGGACCGCATACCTTGCgagtcctcctcgtccgcccgCCCGTCCCTGGACCGCATCCCCTCCCAGCAACATGAAGCCGACGCCAACATGTACCCGGACCCGTCCAACGTCGTCGAAGCGGATCTCGAGAAGGGCGGGTTCGCGCCCGTCCCTCAACCCACCGGTGCCAAGAGCCCCGGTTCCGGCGACGCCTCCTCCGCGGCGATCGGGGACGAAGCACCGTCCGGTTCCGCCGCACCGCCGGGTATGACCCCGGCCGACTtccccgacggcggcatccagGCCTGGACTGTCGTGTTTGGGGGTTGGTGCGCCTTGTTCTGCACGTTCGGCCTGATCAACTGCGTCGGCGTGTTCCAGGCGTACTACGTCCAGGGGCCCCTGAGCCAGTAcccgtcctcgacggtcGCGTGGATCACCAGCCTGCAGGTGTGGACGCAGACTTTCATGGGCGTCGTG TTCGGCCGGTTCTACGACTCCTACGGCCCCAAGTACCTCCTTTACGGCGGCACCGTTGTGTACGTGTTCGGCCTGATGATGACGAGCCTCTCGACCCAGTACTACCAGTTCATCCTGGCGCAAAGCATCGTCTCGTCCGTCGGGTCGAGCGCCTGCTTCAacgcctcgatggcggcggtaACCTCGTGGTTCTTCAAGCGACGCGCCGCGGCCTTCGGCATAATGGTCTCGGGCTCGtcgctcggcggcgtcatcctCCCCATCATGATGAGCAAGATGATTTCCCAGGTCGGCTTTCCTTGggccatccgcgccgtcgccttcatGTTTCTGTTGCTGCTCGGCGTCGCGTGTCTGACGGTCAAGTCGCGGTTGccgccccggccccgtccgTTTGTGTTCAAGGAGTACGTCGACAGCCTGCGAGAGCCGCCGATGCTCATCACCGTGTGTGCCttgttcctcttcttctgggGCATGTTCCTGCCTTTCAACTTTATCATCTTGCAGGCGAGGGCTCAAGGCATGGATGAGAACCTGGTCATTTACCTGCTTCCGATCATGAACGCGGTCAG TATCCTCGGTCGTATCATCCCCGGGatcgtcgccgacaaggtTGGCCGGTACAACGTCATGATCTTCATCACCTTCGTCAGCGCCGTCTTCTGTCTCGGCTTGTGGATCCCTGGCAAGAgcaacgccgccatcatcgtcttcctcgtcatcttcggcTTCTCCTCTGGCGGCTTCATCTCACTGGCGCCCGCCTGCATCGCCCAGATCTCCGATATCAGGCAGATCGGTGTCCGCACCGGGACTGCGTTTGCCGTTCAGTCATTCGGCGCGTTGACCGGAAGccccatcgccggcgccattGTCGCGTCGCAGGGTGGGAGCTACCTGGGACTGCAGCTGTTCTGCGGGTTCTCGATGCTTGCGTCGGTCGGTGTGTTTTTTGCGGCGAGGACAGCGCAGGTTGGTTTGCATCTGAAAAAGGTGGTATGA
- a CDS encoding Altered inheritance 24, with translation MSAMRAQLPLLRPTRGVRLGQAPSYVCRKCRGIQISAAPTTEAPRGGGDIFGARGASRDAADARFEVLGSPYSLLSVTLSPSQQLYTRRGTLVGVAGKAENAQSTLSILSPFTRAFLGVPFLYQRISSSTPVTALISTKSPTTTFSVLHLDGTTDYMVAQRNALLAWTGHTLSVSPRISRGLSLAHWGSTHLTGRGLVALSSPGQVYEVTVAEGEEFVAHPSHVVAYSVSRNPPLPMRLKSNVLRFQIPSITGLLPETNFMKAMRDTSTYKNLSRWLFALRTSLRRTIWGDRLFLQFRGPTTLLMSSRGVRVADSLTDREVNEIADAPAGVVPEAVELTTKPSVEAATPAYTEQPPSAIHVANVARDGKVNFEDAKDLKEFVR, from the exons ATGTCCGCCATGCGCGCTCAATTGCCCTTGCTGCGGCCGACGCGAGGTGTGCGACTGGGTCAAGCACCTTCGTATGTCTGCCGGAAATGTAGGGGCATTCAGATCAGCGCTGCGCCGACGACCGAAGCTCCGCGAGGTGGCGGGGATATTTttggagctcgaggagcatCGCGGGACGCTGCCG ATGCCCGGttcgaggtcctcggctCTCCCTATTCGCTACTCTCCGTCACCTTGTCGCCATCGCAACAGCTCTACACGAGACGGGGGACTTTGGTTGGGGTTGCAGGCAAGGCTGAAAAC GCCCAATCGACACTCTCGATCCTCTCTCCCTTCACACGAGCCTTCCTCGGCGTTCCTTTCTTATACCAGCGCATTTCGTCTTCGACGCCTGTTACGGCCTTGATATCGACCAAGTCGCCTACCACTACATTCTCCGTCCTTCACCTCGATGGCACAACCGACTACATGGTGGCGCAACGCAATGCGCTCCTGGCATGGACTGGCCACACCCTTTCCGTGTCCCCTCGTATAAGCCGCGGCCTTTCGCTGGCCCACTGGGGAAGTACGCACCTCACTGGCCGTGGTCTGGTTGCGCTGTCGTCCCCGGGCCAGGTCTACGAAGTTACCGTcgccgagggagaggagtTCGTCGCGCACCCTTCGCACGTGGTTGCCTACTCCGTCTCGCGCAACCCGCCTCTGCCGATGCGCCTGAAGTCCAACGTTCTCCGTTTCCAGATCCCGAGCATCACCGGCCTCCTCCCCGAAACGAACTTTATGAAGGCGATGCGCGACACGAGCACGTACAAGAATCTTTCGAGATGGCTGTTTGCCTTGCGCACCTCGCTGAGACGCACCATATGGGGTGATCGCCTGTTCCTCCAGTTCCGGGGCCCGACGACTCTCCTCATGTCCAGCAGGGGCGTTAGAGTCGCCGACTCCCTCACCGATAGGGAGGTCAATGAGATTGCAGACGCGCCCGCGGGGGTGGTCCCGGAGGCCGTTGAGCTCACAACCAAACCCTCGGTCGAagcggcgacgccggcgtaCACGGAGCAGCCCCCTTCGGCTATTCACGTCGCGAATGTGGCGCGCGATGGAAAGGTCAACTTTGAAGATGCAAAGGACCTCAAAGAGTTTGTGAGGTAG